The following proteins come from a genomic window of Nostoc sp. ATCC 53789:
- a CDS encoding NDP-sugar synthase, translating into MKAMILAAGKGTRVRPITYTIPKPMIPILQKPVMEFLLELLRQHGFDQIMVNVSHLAEEIENYFRDGQRFGVQIAYSFEGKIDDDGKLVGEAIGSAGGMRRIQDFSPFFDDTFVVLCGDALIDLDLTEAVKWHRAKGAIATIITKSVPQEEVSSYGVVVTDEEGRVKAFQEKPSTEEALSTNINTGIYIFEPEVFNYIPSDVEYDIGSQLFPKLVEIKAPFYAIPMDFEWVDIGKVPDYWRAIRGVLLGEIKNVQIPGHEVAPGIYTGLNVAVNWDKVDITGPVYIGGMTRIEDGAKIVGPAMIGPNCWICSGATVENSVIFEWSRLGPGVRLVDKLVFGRYCVDKTGAAIDVQAAALDWLITDARQTPPSHTPVERQAIEELLGTNVI; encoded by the coding sequence ATGAAAGCGATGATTCTCGCGGCTGGCAAGGGTACTCGCGTGCGTCCGATTACCTATACAATTCCTAAACCAATGATTCCCATCCTGCAAAAGCCAGTGATGGAGTTCTTGCTGGAACTGTTACGCCAACATGGATTTGACCAAATTATGGTCAATGTCAGTCATTTGGCTGAAGAAATAGAAAACTATTTCCGTGATGGTCAACGGTTTGGGGTGCAGATTGCCTATTCCTTTGAAGGCAAAATTGATGATGACGGTAAACTGGTAGGGGAAGCAATCGGTTCTGCTGGAGGGATGCGCCGCATTCAAGACTTCTCACCGTTTTTTGATGATACCTTTGTGGTGTTGTGCGGTGATGCTTTGATTGACCTAGATTTAACTGAAGCGGTTAAATGGCATAGAGCTAAAGGGGCGATCGCTACTATTATTACAAAATCTGTTCCCCAAGAAGAAGTTTCGAGCTACGGTGTGGTAGTCACTGATGAAGAGGGGCGTGTTAAAGCTTTCCAAGAAAAACCTTCAACTGAAGAAGCCCTCAGCACCAACATCAACACAGGTATTTACATCTTTGAACCAGAGGTTTTTAACTATATTCCCTCTGATGTGGAATATGACATTGGTAGCCAATTGTTCCCCAAATTAGTGGAAATCAAAGCTCCCTTCTACGCCATCCCTATGGATTTTGAATGGGTAGATATTGGTAAAGTCCCAGACTATTGGCGAGCGATTCGCGGGGTACTGCTGGGTGAAATCAAAAATGTGCAAATCCCCGGTCATGAAGTCGCCCCTGGTATTTATACTGGCTTAAATGTCGCTGTAAATTGGGACAAAGTGGATATCACAGGCCCAGTTTACATCGGCGGTATGACGAGAATAGAAGACGGAGCGAAAATTGTCGGCCCAGCGATGATTGGCCCCAATTGTTGGATATGTAGTGGCGCAACAGTAGAAAATAGCGTGATTTTTGAATGGTCGCGCCTGGGGCCAGGAGTTAGGTTAGTCGATAAGCTAGTGTTTGGACGTTATTGTGTAGATAAAACTGGGGCCGCTATAGATGTCCAAGCGGCTGCTTTAGATTGGCTAATTACCGATGCTCGCCAGACACCCCCATCTCATACCCCTGTTGAGCGACAAGCGATAGAGGAATTGTTGGGGACAAACGTAATTTAG
- a CDS encoding WD40 repeat domain-containing protein has product MSNPIINKITLVLAITSTATLAGFSSYRLLLPFQMATPGAMPLAMIQPYQTLKGHSVWIYAIAISPDGNTLASGSYDGTIKIWNLPTGKLLHTFKGHADAVVSLAISSDRRVLASGSWDNRIKLWNLETGTLIRTLDGHKDDVEAIAISPNGKSLASSSADNTIKLWNLDTGKELFTLQNVGWVKSVAFSPDSQKLASGSRDNSIRIWQLNTGSPTLIQTLTGHSQGVSSVAFSPDGQTLASGSMDKTIKLWRLGDGKLLHTLAGHSESVWSVAFSPNGQTLASGSYDRTIKLWNLPSGKLFANFAGHSKSVWSVAFSPNGKTLVSGSSDETIKLWSVPSDTTKVSRLDFRKNSST; this is encoded by the coding sequence GTGTCAAATCCAATTATTAATAAAATTACACTTGTGCTGGCAATTACATCTACAGCAACCTTGGCTGGGTTTAGCTCTTATCGTTTACTATTACCATTCCAGATGGCCACGCCTGGGGCTATGCCCTTGGCAATGATTCAACCTTATCAAACCCTCAAAGGTCATTCAGTCTGGATTTATGCGATCGCTATCAGTCCAGATGGTAATACTTTGGCTAGTGGTAGCTATGATGGCACAATCAAGATTTGGAATCTACCCACTGGTAAGTTACTCCACACTTTTAAAGGTCATGCTGATGCAGTTGTATCCTTAGCCATTAGCAGCGATCGCCGTGTACTCGCTAGTGGCAGTTGGGATAATCGAATTAAACTATGGAATCTGGAAACAGGAACTCTCATCCGTACCCTTGATGGGCATAAAGATGATGTAGAAGCGATCGCTATAAGTCCCAACGGAAAATCACTTGCTAGTAGCAGTGCTGACAATACGATTAAGCTCTGGAATTTAGACACAGGCAAAGAACTCTTTACACTCCAGAATGTGGGCTGGGTAAAGTCTGTTGCTTTTAGCCCCGATAGCCAGAAGTTAGCCAGTGGTAGTAGAGATAACTCCATTAGAATTTGGCAGCTAAACACTGGCAGTCCGACATTAATACAGACTCTTACAGGGCATTCCCAAGGAGTATCTTCTGTTGCCTTCAGTCCTGATGGACAAACCCTCGCCAGTGGCAGTATGGATAAAACCATCAAACTGTGGCGGCTGGGTGATGGCAAATTGTTGCACACTCTAGCAGGTCATTCTGAATCTGTATGGTCTGTTGCCTTTAGTCCTAATGGACAAACCTTAGCCAGTGGTAGTTATGACAGAACAATCAAGCTCTGGAATTTACCTAGTGGCAAACTCTTTGCCAACTTTGCAGGACATAGCAAATCTGTATGGTCTGTGGCCTTCAGTCCTAACGGAAAAACCCTAGTAAGTGGCAGTAGTGACGAAACCATCAAACTTTGGTCTGTACCTAGCGATACTACTAAAGTTTCCAGGCTGGACTTCAGGAAAAACTCGTCTACGTAA
- a CDS encoding Uma2 family endonuclease, with product MSEPATLEFISNGISEDEVIFPPGDILSDEPPLESDLHRDQIDLLIRILKLWWRKRQDFYASGNLTIYYSPNQKTSEYFRGPDFFVVLGTQKKDRKSWVVWQEDGKYPNVIVEILSSSTTALDKGLKKQVYQDTFRTPDYFWFDPVTMELQGFHLVDGKYQEIQVTTDGRLWSQQLELYLGVYEGKLRFFTTENQLILSSEELAEQERLRAHQAEERAQESEERAQQAEQELARLREVLRTKGIDLENI from the coding sequence ATGTCTGAACCTGCTACTTTAGAATTCATCTCTAATGGTATTTCAGAAGACGAAGTTATTTTTCCTCCTGGTGATATACTGAGTGACGAGCCACCCTTGGAAAGTGACTTACACCGTGACCAAATCGATTTACTGATTCGCATACTTAAATTATGGTGGCGAAAAAGGCAAGATTTCTATGCTTCTGGCAATTTGACGATTTACTACAGTCCTAACCAGAAAACATCAGAATATTTTCGTGGCCCAGACTTTTTTGTAGTTTTGGGAACCCAGAAAAAAGACCGTAAGAGTTGGGTAGTTTGGCAAGAAGACGGCAAATATCCAAACGTGATTGTGGAAATTTTGTCAAGTTCAACGACAGCACTTGATAAAGGATTAAAAAAACAAGTTTATCAAGATACCTTCCGTACACCAGATTATTTCTGGTTTGACCCTGTAACAATGGAACTTCAGGGATTTCATTTAGTTGATGGCAAGTATCAAGAAATCCAAGTAACTACTGATGGACGTTTGTGGAGTCAGCAGTTAGAACTTTATTTGGGAGTTTATGAAGGTAAATTAAGATTCTTCACTACTGAAAATCAATTAATATTATCATCAGAAGAGTTAGCTGAACAAGAACGTTTACGTGCCCACCAAGCAGAAGAACGTGCCCAAGAGTCAGAAGAACGCGCCCAACAAGCAGAGCAAGAACTCGCTCGATTGCGGGAGGTATTACGCACAAAGGGCATTGACTTAGAGAATATTTGA
- the speA gene encoding biosynthetic arginine decarboxylase, with translation MGVESTATSDEVVPVPSNGQKSEVKNHKQKKLLPPSTTTGSLPRSWKIEDSEELYRIEGWGQPYFSISAAGHVTVSPKGDRGGSLDLFELVNSMKQRNLGLPMLIRFSDILEDRIERLNACFAKAIARYNYPGVYRGVFPVKCNQERHLIEDLVKFGKPHQFGLEAGSKPELMIALAVLDTPGALLVCNGYKDREYIETAMLAQRLGQTPIIVLEQIEEVDLVIDANRQLGIKPILGVRAKLSTQGMGRWGASSGDRAKFGLTMPEVIEAVDKLREANLLDSLQLMHFHIGSQISAINVIKDAIQEASRIYVELAMLGADMKYLDVGGGLGVDYDGSQTNFYASKNYNMQNYANDIVAELKDTCAERQITVPTLISESGRAIASHQSVLIFDVLSTSDVPLDSPEPPQEGESPIINYLWESYQSINQENYQELYHDAAQFKEEAISRFNLGILRLRERAKAERLYWACCQKILNITRQQEYVPDELEDLEKIMASIYYVNMSVFQSAPDCWAIDQLFPIMPIHRLDEEPIRRGILADLTCDSDGKIDRFIDLRDVKSVLELHTYKPGEPYYLGMFLNGAYQEIMGNLHNLFGDTNAVHIQLTPKGYQIEHVVKGDTMSEVVSYVQYDSEDMVENIRQRCEKALEEKRITLAESQRLLQTYEQSLRRYTYLNS, from the coding sequence ATGGGTGTTGAGTCAACTGCTACATCTGACGAGGTGGTACCAGTACCGTCCAATGGACAAAAATCTGAAGTGAAAAATCATAAACAAAAGAAACTTTTACCACCTAGTACTACCACAGGAAGTTTACCTCGCTCCTGGAAAATTGAGGATAGCGAAGAATTATACCGTATTGAAGGTTGGGGACAACCCTATTTTTCCATTAGCGCTGCTGGTCACGTCACCGTTTCACCCAAAGGCGATCGCGGGGGATCTCTCGACTTGTTTGAATTGGTTAACTCCATGAAACAGCGCAACTTGGGACTTCCGATGTTGATTCGCTTTTCCGATATTTTGGAAGACCGGATTGAACGGTTGAATGCTTGTTTTGCCAAAGCGATCGCCCGCTACAACTACCCTGGCGTATACCGGGGTGTGTTTCCTGTCAAATGCAACCAAGAGCGGCATTTGATTGAAGATTTAGTCAAGTTTGGCAAACCCCATCAATTTGGCTTAGAAGCTGGTTCCAAACCAGAATTAATGATTGCCCTGGCTGTCTTAGATACACCAGGAGCGTTGTTAGTTTGCAACGGCTACAAAGACCGAGAATACATCGAAACGGCAATGTTAGCCCAGAGATTAGGGCAAACACCAATTATCGTCTTAGAACAGATTGAAGAGGTTGATTTGGTGATTGATGCCAATCGCCAGTTAGGTATTAAACCGATTTTGGGTGTTCGGGCTAAACTCAGTACCCAAGGTATGGGACGTTGGGGAGCCTCTAGTGGCGATCGCGCTAAATTTGGTTTGACAATGCCTGAAGTAATTGAGGCTGTTGATAAGTTACGGGAAGCTAATCTGCTCGATTCTTTGCAATTGATGCACTTCCACATCGGCTCACAAATCTCTGCCATCAATGTAATTAAAGATGCCATCCAAGAAGCCAGCCGCATTTATGTGGAATTGGCGATGCTGGGGGCGGATATGAAATACCTTGATGTCGGTGGCGGCTTGGGTGTAGATTATGATGGCTCCCAAACCAACTTCTATGCGTCGAAAAATTACAACATGCAGAACTATGCCAACGACATCGTGGCAGAGTTAAAAGATACCTGTGCAGAGCGCCAAATTACCGTACCAACACTGATTAGCGAAAGTGGACGTGCGATCGCTTCCCATCAGTCGGTGCTGATTTTTGATGTTCTCAGTACTAGTGATGTCCCTCTCGATTCACCAGAACCTCCACAAGAGGGAGAATCCCCAATCATTAATTATCTTTGGGAAAGTTACCAATCTATCAACCAAGAGAATTACCAAGAGTTGTATCACGACGCGGCACAATTCAAAGAAGAGGCCATCAGCCGCTTCAACTTAGGAATTTTACGCCTCAGAGAACGAGCCAAAGCCGAACGGCTATACTGGGCTTGTTGTCAGAAAATTCTCAACATCACTAGGCAGCAAGAATACGTACCCGATGAACTAGAAGACCTTGAGAAAATCATGGCTTCCATCTACTACGTTAATATGTCAGTGTTTCAATCAGCACCAGATTGCTGGGCGATCGACCAGCTATTCCCCATCATGCCAATCCACCGTTTGGATGAAGAACCAATCCGGCGAGGAATTTTAGCAGACCTAACCTGCGATAGTGATGGTAAGATAGACCGCTTTATTGACCTGCGCGATGTCAAATCGGTTTTAGAACTACATACCTACAAGCCCGGAGAACCCTATTATTTAGGGATGTTCTTGAATGGAGCTTACCAAGAAATCATGGGCAATTTGCACAACCTATTTGGCGATACTAATGCTGTTCACATCCAATTAACGCCCAAAGGCTACCAGATTGAACACGTTGTCAAAGGTGACACCATGAGCGAAGTAGTAAGCTACGTTCAGTATGACTCCGAAGATATGGTGGAAAACATTCGCCAGCGTTGTGAGAAAGCATTAGAAGAAAAGCGTATCACCCTAGCAGAATCTCAGCGATTACTGCAAACTTACGAGCAGAGTCTCAGAAGATATACGTATCTGAATAGTTAG
- a CDS encoding DUF475 domain-containing protein has translation MLDRIFDYLDFHFSLEALIVLLILVLLEALLSADNAIALAAIAKGLEDKELERKALNFGLVVAYVLRISLILTATWVQKFWQFELLGAAYLLWLVFQHFTSEESKDDHHHGPRFNSLLQAIPVIAFTDLAFSLDSVTTAIAVSQEKWLVLTGATIGIITLRFMAGLFIRWLDEYENLEDAGYVTVAFVGLRLLLKVVNDNLVPPEWIMITAIFLILGWGFSKRVNTEVPQLEPEKSEVSK, from the coding sequence ATGCTAGACCGAATTTTTGATTACCTCGACTTTCATTTCAGCCTTGAAGCCCTTATAGTTCTGCTGATCCTGGTGCTTTTAGAGGCGCTTTTATCTGCCGACAATGCGATCGCTCTCGCTGCGATCGCAAAAGGGTTGGAAGACAAGGAACTTGAGCGTAAAGCCCTCAACTTTGGTTTAGTCGTTGCTTATGTACTGCGAATCAGCCTGATTCTGACTGCCACTTGGGTGCAAAAATTCTGGCAATTTGAATTATTGGGCGCTGCTTATCTGCTGTGGTTGGTATTTCAACACTTTACCTCGGAAGAATCTAAGGACGATCACCATCACGGGCCGCGTTTTAATTCATTGTTGCAAGCGATACCTGTGATTGCATTTACAGATTTGGCATTTTCTTTGGATAGTGTGACAACTGCGATCGCAGTTTCTCAAGAAAAATGGCTAGTGCTGACGGGTGCAACAATTGGTATTATTACGCTGCGATTTATGGCGGGATTGTTTATCCGTTGGCTAGACGAATACGAAAACCTAGAAGATGCAGGCTATGTAACTGTAGCGTTCGTAGGCTTGCGCCTGTTGTTGAAAGTGGTAAACGATAATTTAGTTCCACCAGAATGGATCATGATTACTGCCATCTTCCTGATTTTAGGCTGGGGATTTTCCAAGCGTGTTAACACTGAAGTGCCCCAATTAGAACCGGAGAAGAGTGAAGTCTCTAAATAA
- a CDS encoding ferric reductase-like transmembrane domain-containing protein, whose amino-acid sequence MLSIDEPSLANILGFLALASYIGTLIPTIFRIVLPQTKETGIPQWLLKRRRNIGLIAFFLALGHGFLMVQKRNFDFFDINTFWIYIQGVSTFIIFTLLSITSNNWSVKKLKKNWKQLHKLTYVAMIILIWHIWDKMSGHWTYLTPISLVATILITVLFIIRLWIEHQDKQQRNAKKVTQPDLIGQKNR is encoded by the coding sequence ATGCTTTCAATAGATGAACCATCCCTAGCTAATATTCTAGGATTTCTCGCGTTGGCTAGTTATATAGGTACATTAATACCGACAATTTTTAGAATTGTTCTTCCTCAAACTAAAGAGACTGGAATTCCCCAATGGTTGCTAAAACGCCGCCGAAACATTGGTCTTATAGCTTTCTTTTTAGCTTTAGGTCATGGTTTCCTAATGGTTCAAAAGAGAAACTTTGATTTTTTTGACATCAATACATTTTGGATATATATCCAGGGTGTAAGCACTTTCATCATTTTTACACTCCTTTCTATAACTTCTAATAATTGGAGTGTAAAAAAGCTGAAAAAGAATTGGAAGCAATTACATAAGCTTACTTATGTAGCTATGATCATTTTGATTTGGCATATCTGGGATAAAATGTCAGGTCATTGGACATATTTAACACCAATTAGCCTTGTTGCTACTATCTTAATCACGGTTTTGTTTATCATCCGGCTTTGGATTGAACACCAGGATAAGCAACAAAGAAACGCTAAGAAAGTAACTCAGCCAGATTTAATAGGACAAAAAAACAGATAG
- the ndk gene encoding nucleoside-diphosphate kinase, with amino-acid sequence MERTFLAIKPDGVQRGLVGEIIRRFETKGFTLVGLKFLKVSKELAEQHYGVHRERPFFGSLVEFITSSPVVAMVWEGDGVVASARKIIGATNPLTSEPGTIRGDFGINIGRNLIHGSDAPETAQQEIALWFKDEELVNWQPHITPWLHE; translated from the coding sequence ATGGAGCGCACATTCTTAGCAATTAAGCCTGACGGAGTACAACGGGGATTAGTGGGGGAAATTATCCGTCGCTTTGAAACTAAAGGTTTTACCCTAGTTGGTTTAAAGTTCCTGAAAGTCAGTAAAGAACTGGCTGAACAACACTATGGTGTTCACCGGGAACGTCCCTTTTTTGGTAGTCTAGTCGAATTTATCACTTCTAGCCCAGTGGTAGCGATGGTATGGGAAGGTGATGGTGTCGTTGCATCTGCCAGAAAGATTATTGGTGCCACGAACCCCTTAACATCTGAACCGGGAACAATTCGCGGTGATTTTGGCATCAATATTGGTCGAAACTTGATTCACGGTTCTGATGCTCCAGAAACCGCACAACAGGAAATAGCCCTATGGTTTAAAGATGAAGAATTAGTCAATTGGCAACCACACATAACCCCTTGGTTGCACGAGTAA